Within the Armatimonadota bacterium genome, the region CGCCTGGAGATGGTGCCTGTAAGCGCGATTGGCAAACAGGTCGCGCATCAGGGTGTGGCAGGTGTGCAGGTCGCGGATGGTCTCGAACAGCGGAACCACATCGATATCGCTTTCCATGTGTCCGTTCCGCCAGCGTACCAACCCAGCCTCCTTCGCCAGGAGCAGCACCTCCAGAATGTCGCTGATGCCATGAGTCATCGAGATAACGTACGCCCGCACCGAGTCGGGCGAGATATAACGCAGAGCGTGTTTCATGACCTCAAAGACCTGCAGCACCGACTGGGTGTGGGGCGAGCCTTCCCACTCACGCGGAAGCAGGGGACGGGTGCTGCACAGCTCCTGGGTCAGGAGGCGCACCTTTTCCTCTTCAGGCAGGTCACCATAGCGCACACGAGGGGGCAACACTCTTGCGGATGCCAATATCTCGTCGACCGCTTTGGCGTGTTCATCGCTGTGCTGGCGGATGTCCAGCGTTGCCAGATGAAAGCCAAATACCCGTAGCTGCGTGACCAGATGTGCCAGGCTGCCCTCTTCTGCCAGGGCACGGGCATGGTTCTCACGCAGGCTACGTTGCAACAGAAGCATATCTGCCAGCAGTTCGCGGCTGTCCTGGTAAGCAGGAAAGTGCGCGACGAAGGAGGGACCTTCGGCATGAAAATCGGTCAGGGCATCCAGATGTCGCAGAGTGGTTTTTAACCTCACCTCTACAAAGCAGAGTTTCAGAGCGTATGGCTCCCGAGTATGGCGACGTAGAATGTGTGCAGGCAGGGTGAGGTGCTTTTTATCCTCCTCCAGTGAGAGGAGCAGCTCTTCACTGGCTGGTACCAGACGGGTGCTTTGTGTCAATTCTCGTCGCAGCTGGTGTACACGGCGCAGATAGTGCTGCAGTACGAGCTTTTTGTGCATGAGCAGTGTCCACCATGTGACTTCTGGGGTCACATGGGGATTACCATCGCGGTCGCCTCCGACCCACGAGCGAAAACGGATGAATGGAGGTATCTCGAACTCTGCTTCGGGATATGCCTGTTGCAGGGCTGTGCGCAGGTCGTCCGTCAGCCAGGCGACCACGTCGAGGATAGTATGCTGGAAGAAGTACAGCGCGTGGCGCACCTCATCCTGTGGTGTGACCGCTGTGGAGCTGAATTCATCCGTCTGCCACAAAGCCGTCAGTGTGCGACGAATCTCACCCTCTGCGATACCGATGGTGTTCAGAGGCAGGTCCAGGCGAGGTGCGTTCGGAGGCAAAGCACGTTCTGCCAGTTGCTGGGCAATCCGATAGAGCTTGTCCAGTACGGAGCGGCGACGGGCTTCCGTAGGGTGGGCGGTAATGGTGGGACAGATGTCTATCTGGTACAGCAGTTGCTGCATCTGTTCGGCGGTCACGCCGTTCTCCTTCAAACGCAGTATGGCTTCACGGATGGACTCCGGACGAGGGATGCCTGTAGCCTGCATTTGTCGTTCGCGGTTCACGCGCACGATCTCCTTTTGTTCCACGGTGTTCAGCAGCTGGAACAGCACAGTATATGCCCGCAAGAGCCTTTGCACCAGATGAGGGTCCCGCAACGGAGGGAAGCGTTCCAGCAAGGTTTGAGGGTCTGCCTCCTCTTCCGCCTCGTAGAGCTGGCGTGCGATATGCAGCAGGTGCTCTCCCTCCTGCTCGTGAAGCATCTCTCCAAGCAGGCGGTCCACAAGATCTACATCCTCGCACATGGGGCGAGGCAGCCCGACACATTCTGCTGATAAGCCCAAAAAAGAGCCCATTTTTTCCCCCTGGAGGCGTCCTGCTCTCTCCAATCTCTTCCCCCGCCCTGCGGAGATGCGCGCGGCAGGTGCAAGGCAGGGGAATTTTATACTTCTTCACGACACGACCCATCTCCTGCGGCAGAAGCACAACCCCCCGACCAAGAAGGGCTACACCCAGTGCACCTGGCGTATACGAGGTGCGCGGGCGAGGTATCGCTTCGCCTGCTCAGGCGTCATCTCCGGGTTGCGGAAGGAGATGCCGGACAGCCTCAGCATTCGGTGGAACGCTTCCTTGTGCGGCTGGATACCCGCAAACATCTCCTTGCCCGCTCCCAGCGCGGTCACCAGCGTCCAGTCGCCCGTGTGCTGCGTGCCTATCCACGCGATGCCGTTGTAGTTGGACAGGATCTCACCGAGCACGCCCGACAGGTTGGCATGGGCACGGTTGAGCGTGGGGGCGGTTTTGCCACTGGCGACGCTGGCAACAACCTCTGCCTCCTCACGGGTGATCTCCACACCTGTTATCTCACGCACCGCCTCTCGCACTCTATCGGCAGTGGGTGTGCCCGCCTTCTTCAGCAGCTCCTGAACGGCAACGTAAGAGCCTTTTGCCTGTGTGATACGCTCCAGGCACTTTGCGCTGTCACGATACTCTTCGCCCATACCGTTCAATCCCGGGTTGGAATTGCCGTGGTCGCTGGTAATGACCAGCAGAGTATCGGGATGCCTGCGTACAAAGTCTACAGCCACCGGAATGGCATCATCGAACGCCAGCTGGTCCCAGAGCAGAGCGGCGGCATCGTTGGCATGTGCTGCGTGGTCTACACGTCCCCCCTCCACCTGAAGCAGGAAGCCTTTCGGGGAGCGGGACAGGATTTCGAGCGCAGCGCGCGTCATCTCCGCCAGCGTGGGAACCCGTTCCCAGATCTGAGGGTCGTTCTGATGGTCGATGGTATAGGGCACATGTCCCCCGTAGAACAGTCCCAACACCTTCTCCGGGCGTTCGCGTCCCCGCACCTGTTCGCGCCTCTCCCAGAAGGCATACCCTTTGCGCTGGTATTCCTCGATCAGGTTGCGTTTATCCGAGCGCTGTTCCGGGTCAAAGAAGCGTCGCCCCCCGCCCATCAGCACGTCCACCACCTCCAGATACTGCTCGGCAATCACCTGTTCCTCATCGCGGCTCCAATGCGACGCTGCAAACCCCGCAGGTGTAGCGTGGGTAATCGTCGTGGTCGTGACCAGCCCGAGCTTTTTGCCCGCCCGGCGCATCACGTGCGCAATAGGTGTCAGCTTCGTGCCATCCGGCAGAACATTCACCGCCCCGTTGAACACGCGCGAACCGCTGCCCCACGCACTGCTCGCCGCCGAGGAGTCGGTCACCAGCGAGTCCAGCGAACGAGTTTCAAACAGCCCCACCACCGCTTCG harbors:
- the ppc gene encoding phosphoenolpyruvate carboxylase; translation: MGSFLGLSAECVGLPRPMCEDVDLVDRLLGEMLHEQEGEHLLHIARQLYEAEEEADPQTLLERFPPLRDPHLVQRLLRAYTVLFQLLNTVEQKEIVRVNRERQMQATGIPRPESIREAILRLKENGVTAEQMQQLLYQIDICPTITAHPTEARRRSVLDKLYRIAQQLAERALPPNAPRLDLPLNTIGIAEGEIRRTLTALWQTDEFSSTAVTPQDEVRHALYFFQHTILDVVAWLTDDLRTALQQAYPEAEFEIPPFIRFRSWVGGDRDGNPHVTPEVTWWTLLMHKKLVLQHYLRRVHQLRRELTQSTRLVPASEELLLSLEEDKKHLTLPAHILRRHTREPYALKLCFVEVRLKTTLRHLDALTDFHAEGPSFVAHFPAYQDSRELLADMLLLQRSLRENHARALAEEGSLAHLVTQLRVFGFHLATLDIRQHSDEHAKAVDEILASARVLPPRVRYGDLPEEEKVRLLTQELCSTRPLLPREWEGSPHTQSVLQVFEVMKHALRYISPDSVRAYVISMTHGISDILEVLLLAKEAGLVRWRNGHMESDIDVVPLFETIRDLHTCHTLMRDLFANRAYRHHLQARGNFQEIMLGYSDSSKDGGYLAANWSLHETQARLAQTCRKAGVDFRLFHGRGGTIGRGGGRANQAILSQPPGSMNGRIRFTEQGEVVSFRYGLAPIAHRHLEQIANAVLLATAGCVRKRIPRRWQQAMEQLARYSLQVYRALVYEDADFWTFYTQATPISHISRLPIASRPVFRPQGDVVGLENLRAIPWVFAWVQSRYVIPGWYGVGSALEWFGSQGSENLELLQHMYRQWSLFRMVIDNAQLELVRAHLPTARLYASRVQPAELGQRLHQTIEREYQRTVEWILRITGQTELMQNAKVVQRTVLLRNPAVMPLNRLQLALLDLWEHQKEQDTQGAWHDAILLSIAGIAAAMQSTG
- a CDS encoding alkaline phosphatase — translated: MTSSDLSRRELLQAGAAALVSSGLLFREASAQGRTRSTPVKNIIFMVSDGMSMGVPSIAEPFSQMVRGRGTHWFRLLQDPEAVVGLFETRSLDSLVTDSSAASSAWGSGSRVFNGAVNVLPDGTKLTPIAHVMRRAGKKLGLVTTTTITHATPAGFAASHWSRDEEQVIAEQYLEVVDVLMGGGRRFFDPEQRSDKRNLIEEYQRKGYAFWERREQVRGRERPEKVLGLFYGGHVPYTIDHQNDPQIWERVPTLAEMTRAALEILSRSPKGFLLQVEGGRVDHAAHANDAAALLWDQLAFDDAIPVAVDFVRRHPDTLLVITSDHGNSNPGLNGMGEEYRDSAKCLERITQAKGSYVAVQELLKKAGTPTADRVREAVREITGVEITREEAEVVASVASGKTAPTLNRAHANLSGVLGEILSNYNGIAWIGTQHTGDWTLVTALGAGKEMFAGIQPHKEAFHRMLRLSGISFRNPEMTPEQAKRYLARAPRIRQVHWV